A part of Acidimicrobiales bacterium genomic DNA contains:
- a CDS encoding ribonuclease J, which translates to MPQPVRIAFLGGLGEIGRNCAVFELDGSLLLLDCGLMFPEADMLGIDLVLPDFTYLHQNADRIVGCVATHGHEDHVGGLSYLLREASFPVYGSALTLGLARNRIDEAGLLDRTELIPVADGERRRIGPFDVEFIPVTHSVPHGFATAFHTPQGVILHSGDFKLDLTPVDGRLTDLARIGAIASEQGIRLLLSDSTNAEESGHSPSERAVGRVLAALFHAHAGRRIITASFASHIHRIQQIADAAIGTGRKVATLGLSMKKNVRLARQLGLLRIPDHALVDIEALDDLAPGEVCVISTGSQGEPMSALALLAANENRWLKISADDTVILSSHAIPGNEHNVNRVIDGLLRLGADVVHSGVSDVHATGHAQAEELKLFLALTRPEFFVPVHGEFRHLSAHARLAKEMGVPNARILLAEDGDVVELTDAGIDFAGRVPAGFLYVDGIVGDVGHGVLRDRRVLAEEGVVVVVVGVDVESGAIITGPEVITRGWVYAPEAEDLLGEAADKVREAVHDAFGAGTRDIEALQRHVRQAVGRFVSERTRRRPMIVPVVMEA; encoded by the coding sequence ATGCCCCAACCGGTGCGGATCGCCTTCCTGGGCGGCCTGGGCGAGATCGGCCGCAACTGTGCCGTCTTCGAGCTCGACGGCAGCCTGCTGCTGCTCGACTGCGGCCTGATGTTCCCCGAGGCCGACATGCTCGGCATCGACCTCGTCCTCCCCGACTTCACGTACCTGCACCAGAACGCCGACCGGATCGTCGGCTGCGTCGCGACGCACGGGCACGAGGACCACGTCGGCGGCCTGTCGTACCTGCTCCGTGAGGCGTCGTTCCCCGTGTACGGGTCTGCGCTCACCCTGGGCCTGGCGCGCAACCGGATCGACGAGGCAGGGCTGCTCGACCGCACCGAGCTGATCCCGGTGGCCGACGGCGAACGGCGGCGGATCGGGCCCTTCGACGTGGAGTTCATCCCCGTCACCCACTCGGTGCCCCACGGGTTCGCCACCGCCTTCCACACCCCCCAGGGAGTCATCCTGCACTCGGGCGACTTCAAGCTCGACCTCACGCCGGTCGACGGGCGGTTGACCGACCTGGCCCGCATCGGTGCCATCGCCTCGGAGCAGGGCATCCGGCTCCTGCTGTCCGACTCGACCAACGCCGAGGAGTCGGGTCACTCGCCCTCGGAGCGCGCGGTGGGCCGGGTGCTGGCCGCGCTGTTCCACGCCCACGCGGGCCGGCGGATCATCACCGCCTCCTTCGCCAGCCACATCCACCGGATCCAGCAGATCGCCGACGCCGCCATCGGGACCGGGCGCAAGGTCGCCACCCTCGGGCTGTCGATGAAGAAGAACGTCCGCCTGGCGCGCCAGCTCGGCCTCCTGCGCATCCCCGACCACGCCCTGGTCGACATCGAGGCGCTCGACGACCTGGCGCCGGGCGAGGTGTGCGTGATCTCGACGGGTTCCCAGGGTGAGCCCATGTCGGCCCTCGCGCTGCTGGCCGCCAACGAGAACCGCTGGCTCAAGATCTCCGCCGACGACACCGTGATCCTCAGCTCGCACGCCATCCCCGGCAACGAGCACAACGTGAACCGGGTCATCGACGGGCTGCTGCGGCTCGGCGCCGACGTCGTGCATTCCGGCGTCTCCGACGTGCACGCCACCGGTCACGCACAGGCCGAGGAGCTCAAGCTCTTCCTCGCGCTGACGCGCCCGGAGTTCTTCGTGCCCGTGCACGGTGAGTTCCGCCACCTCTCCGCCCACGCCCGTCTGGCCAAGGAGATGGGCGTGCCCAACGCCCGGATCCTCCTGGCCGAGGACGGCGACGTCGTGGAGCTGACCGACGCGGGCATCGATTTCGCCGGTCGGGTGCCGGCCGGCTTCCTCTACGTCGACGGCATCGTCGGCGACGTCGGGCACGGCGTGCTGCGCGACCGGCGGGTGCTGGCCGAGGAGGGCGTCGTGGTGGTCGTGGTGGGTGTCGACGTGGAGTCCGGCGCCATCATCACCGGACCCGAGGTGATCACCAGGGGCTGGGTGTACGCGCCCGAGGCCGAGGATCTCCTCGGCGAGGCCGCCGACAAGGTGCGCGAGGCCGTGCACGACGCCTTCGGGGCGGGCACCCGCGACATCGAGGCCCTGCAGCGCCACGTCCGCCAGGCGGTGGGGCGGTTCGTGTCCGAGCGGACGCGGCGCCGCCCCATGATCGTGCCGGTGGTGATGGAGGCCTAG
- the dapA gene encoding 4-hydroxy-tetrahydrodipicolinate synthase has protein sequence MARFGAVITAMVTPFDQEGRLDLDVAVRLARWLVEQGNDGLVLAGSTGEGSVLTDDEKLDLWRAVSEAVTVPCIGATGSNDTAHSVALTRRAQGCGLAGCLVVTPYYSRPSQAGIEAHFRAVAGATALPIVIYDIPIRTGRKVATDVMLRLARDVPNVVGVKDAAGSPSESAVLLARAPGGFELYSGDDSMTLPLLAVGGVGVIGVATHWTARQHGRMIAAFAAGDVPEARAVNASLLESFAFETGDASPNPIPSKAMMRVLGHAVGECRLPLGPAPAGLEDRAREVLAALG, from the coding sequence ATGGCGCGGTTCGGTGCGGTGATCACCGCCATGGTCACGCCCTTCGACCAGGAGGGGCGCCTCGACCTCGACGTCGCCGTCCGGCTCGCCCGGTGGCTCGTCGAGCAGGGCAACGACGGGCTCGTGCTGGCGGGCAGCACCGGCGAGGGCTCCGTGCTGACCGACGACGAGAAGCTCGACCTGTGGCGAGCGGTGTCCGAGGCCGTGACCGTGCCGTGCATCGGCGCCACCGGCAGCAATGACACCGCCCACTCCGTGGCGCTCACCCGCCGGGCCCAGGGGTGCGGGCTGGCCGGCTGCCTGGTGGTGACGCCGTACTACAGCCGGCCGTCGCAGGCGGGGATCGAGGCGCACTTCCGCGCCGTGGCCGGGGCCACCGCGCTCCCGATCGTGATCTACGACATCCCGATCCGCACCGGCCGCAAGGTGGCCACCGACGTGATGCTGCGTCTCGCACGCGACGTCCCGAACGTGGTCGGCGTGAAGGACGCCGCGGGCAGCCCGTCCGAGTCGGCGGTGCTGCTCGCCCGGGCGCCGGGCGGCTTCGAGCTCTACAGCGGCGACGACAGCATGACGCTGCCGCTGCTGGCCGTCGGCGGGGTCGGTGTGATCGGCGTGGCCACCCACTGGACGGCACGCCAGCACGGCCGGATGATCGCTGCGTTCGCCGCCGGTGACGTGCCGGAGGCCCGCGCCGTCAACGCCTCGCTGCTGGAGTCGTTCGCCTTCGAGACCGGTGACGCCTCGCCCAACCCCATCCCGTCGAAGGCGATGATGCGGGTCCTCGGGCACGCGGTGGGGGAGTGCCGGCTCCCGCTCGGGCCTGCGCCCGCCGGTCTCGAGGACCGGGCCCGCGAGGTCCTGGCCGCGCTCGGCTGA
- a CDS encoding MarR family transcriptional regulator → MSHRSAPRLLVLHGLRLKGFGGPEAIGSVTSLPVEEVGRQLAELQADELVLHREGRLTGWSLTPTGRKEHERLLAEELDQVGCRAEVDGAYRTFLGLNGEMLAVCTSWQVREVAGEQLANDHSDAAYDRAVIDRLVALHDRVRPVVAALRERLERFGGYSVRLRGALEKLLAGQLEWFTRPLIDSYHTVWFELHEDLLATLGIERAKEGQH, encoded by the coding sequence GTGTCGCACCGGTCCGCTCCCCGTCTGCTCGTCCTCCACGGGTTGCGGCTGAAGGGGTTCGGGGGACCCGAGGCGATCGGCTCGGTGACGTCGCTCCCCGTCGAGGAGGTCGGCCGCCAGCTGGCCGAGCTCCAGGCCGACGAGCTGGTGCTGCACCGTGAGGGTCGCCTCACCGGCTGGTCGCTCACGCCCACGGGCCGCAAGGAGCACGAGCGGCTCCTCGCCGAGGAGCTCGACCAGGTGGGCTGTCGGGCCGAGGTCGACGGCGCCTATCGCACCTTCCTGGGGCTGAACGGGGAGATGCTCGCCGTCTGCACCTCGTGGCAGGTGCGGGAGGTGGCAGGCGAGCAGCTGGCCAACGACCACAGCGATGCGGCGTACGACCGGGCCGTGATCGACCGGCTCGTCGCCCTCCACGACCGCGTGCGCCCGGTGGTGGCTGCGCTGCGCGAGCGGCTCGAGCGGTTCGGGGGGTACTCCGTCCGGCTGCGAGGGGCGCTCGAGAAGCTGCTCGCCGGCCAGCTCGAGTGGTTCACCCGGCCGCTCATCGACTCGTACCACACGGTGTGGTTCGAGCTGCACGAGGACCTGCTCGCCACCCTGGGGATCGAGCGGGCCAAGGAGGGCCAGCACTGA
- a CDS encoding beta-lactamase family protein produces the protein MGVVEGWVESGFGPVREAFETNFTRHGEIGAAVCMHVHGRVVVDLWGGVADPATGRPYTADTLQLVFSTTKGAVAICAHLLAQRGQLDLDAPVARYWPEFASAGKAAIPVRWLLTHQAGLAAVGETLELAEFLAWEPVVEKLAAQEPLWEPGSDHGYHAVTYGFLVGEVIRRVSGRSVGRFFADEVAAPLGLEFWIGLPEAEQTRVAPLLDFPAVTDDAAGEPDPLLEALLDPTSLAHRAFLNPPLAIAALNHPRIRAAELPALNGVCTARSLSRLYAACIGAVDGVRLLSAETVDGARATQVLGPDRVNPVVDMHHATGFSLPTAENPMAGPGSFGHAGLGGSLGFAHPELGLAVGYLMNQCQSHAVTDPRRQGLVEAAVRCLGGVEPTTVTPDTRW, from the coding sequence GTGGGAGTGGTCGAGGGCTGGGTCGAGTCGGGCTTCGGGCCGGTCCGGGAGGCGTTCGAGACGAACTTCACCCGGCACGGCGAGATCGGCGCGGCCGTGTGCATGCACGTCCACGGCCGGGTCGTGGTCGACCTCTGGGGCGGGGTCGCCGACCCCGCCACCGGCCGGCCCTACACCGCCGACACCCTCCAGCTCGTCTTCTCGACCACCAAGGGTGCGGTCGCGATCTGCGCCCACCTCCTGGCGCAGCGGGGCCAGCTCGACCTGGACGCACCGGTGGCGCGCTACTGGCCCGAGTTCGCGTCCGCGGGCAAGGCGGCCATCCCGGTTCGGTGGCTGCTCACCCACCAGGCCGGCCTGGCCGCGGTGGGCGAGACCCTCGAGCTCGCGGAGTTCCTGGCCTGGGAGCCGGTGGTCGAGAAGCTCGCCGCCCAGGAGCCGCTGTGGGAGCCGGGGAGCGATCACGGCTACCACGCCGTGACGTACGGCTTCCTGGTGGGCGAGGTGATCCGCCGGGTGAGCGGGCGCTCCGTGGGCCGGTTCTTCGCCGACGAGGTCGCGGCGCCGCTCGGTCTCGAGTTCTGGATCGGCCTCCCGGAGGCCGAGCAGACCCGAGTGGCGCCGCTGCTCGACTTCCCGGCCGTGACCGACGACGCCGCGGGCGAGCCCGACCCGCTCCTCGAGGCGCTCCTCGACCCGACCAGCCTGGCCCATCGGGCGTTCCTCAACCCGCCGCTGGCGATCGCGGCGCTCAACCACCCGCGGATCCGGGCGGCCGAGCTGCCGGCCCTCAACGGCGTGTGCACCGCCCGCTCGCTGTCCCGGCTGTACGCGGCCTGCATCGGTGCCGTGGACGGGGTCCGCCTGCTCAGCGCCGAGACCGTCGACGGGGCGCGGGCGACGCAGGTGCTCGGGCCGGACCGGGTGAACCCCGTCGTCGACATGCACCACGCCACCGGCTTCTCGCTGCCCACGGCCGAGAACCCCATGGCCGGTCCGGGCTCGTTCGGGCACGCCGGCCTCGGCGGGTCGCTCGGGTTCGCGCACCCCGAGCTGGGGCTCGCCGTCGGCTACCTGATGAACCAGTGCCAGAGCCACGCCGTCACCGACCCCCGGCGCCAGGGCCTGGTGGAGGCCGCCGTGCGGTGCCTGGGGGGCGTCGAGCCCACCACGGTGACGCCCGACACCCGCTGGTAA
- a CDS encoding DUF2510 domain-containing protein, producing MTWTPPAAPGWYADPLGRHEHRYWDGAAWTGHVADQGATGLDPADVAATSGPAPGVGTPAGPPPTGPPPAGPGAAAPTAPPSRTGPPVALIAGLAVAVVAVIGIVAFVALRDDGSSGSSASSSATGGTGVLTGVVQEGVAPELHRVQVPDGARLVATARPSAELDADLHLAVDEALLRQMLEEFLLEGVDDPEQVAGDVQRAVDELLDGTYEYDPDLGGYVLDNEVGGMPGDVAVLDSADAVVGGQLPLRAGTYVVTVTGYDGTEGSYELEIDIR from the coding sequence ATGACCTGGACCCCGCCAGCGGCACCGGGCTGGTACGCCGATCCGCTGGGCCGCCACGAACACCGCTACTGGGACGGCGCCGCGTGGACCGGGCACGTCGCGGACCAGGGCGCGACGGGCCTCGACCCGGCCGACGTGGCCGCGACCTCCGGCCCGGCACCAGGCGTCGGCACGCCCGCCGGCCCGCCTCCGACGGGGCCCCCGCCGGCCGGGCCCGGCGCGGCCGCCCCCACCGCCCCACCATCCCGCACGGGCCCGCCCGTCGCGCTGATCGCCGGGCTGGCCGTGGCCGTCGTGGCCGTGATCGGCATCGTGGCGTTCGTCGCGCTCCGGGACGACGGCAGCAGCGGCAGCAGCGCCAGCAGCAGCGCCACCGGCGGAACCGGCGTGCTCACCGGCGTGGTGCAGGAGGGCGTCGCCCCCGAGCTGCACCGCGTGCAGGTGCCCGACGGCGCCAGGCTGGTCGCGACCGCTCGCCCGAGCGCCGAGCTCGACGCCGACCTCCACCTCGCCGTCGACGAGGCCCTGCTGCGGCAGATGCTCGAGGAGTTCCTGCTGGAAGGGGTCGACGACCCCGAACAGGTCGCCGGGGACGTGCAGCGAGCCGTGGACGAGCTGCTGGACGGCACCTACGAGTACGACCCGGACCTGGGCGGCTACGTCCTCGACAACGAGGTCGGCGGCATGCCGGGCGACGTCGCGGTGCTCGACTCGGCCGACGCCGTGGTCGGCGGTCAGCTCCCCCTCCGCGCCGGCACGTACGTGGTGACGGTCACCGGCTACGACGGCACCGAGGGGAGCTACGAGCTCGAGATCGACATCCGCTGA
- a CDS encoding DUF2510 domain-containing protein, with protein MAWTPTPSPAPGWYPDPLARHEHRYWDGAGWTEHVADQGSTGSDPLGAPPPTPAPHPEATPHPDLAHPVSPPPYQPAGGAPPYQPGAPVQRTGPPVGLIVGLAIGAVVVIGLVAYLVLVRDDGGGGSSGTGTFTGQVEESTAPVLHRVQVPEGGTIVATVQPSAELDAEINLAVDEGLLRAYAEQLAGEAGMSVDELVDEAEFDSELGGYVLTTEDEGFEGETDVLDTTEAEIEGGLIAGTYVVSVTGYGDTTGTYELEIVLR; from the coding sequence ATGGCCTGGACTCCGACTCCGTCACCGGCTCCCGGCTGGTACCCGGACCCGCTGGCGCGCCACGAGCACCGCTACTGGGACGGGGCCGGGTGGACCGAGCACGTGGCCGACCAGGGCAGCACCGGGTCCGACCCACTCGGCGCGCCCCCGCCCACGCCCGCGCCCCACCCCGAGGCGACCCCGCACCCCGACCTGGCCCACCCGGTGAGCCCGCCGCCCTACCAGCCGGCCGGCGGTGCACCCCCGTACCAGCCGGGGGCCCCGGTCCAGAGGACGGGCCCCCCGGTCGGCCTCATCGTGGGACTGGCGATCGGCGCAGTGGTCGTGATCGGGCTCGTCGCCTATCTCGTGCTCGTCCGTGACGACGGGGGTGGTGGCAGCAGCGGTACCGGCACGTTCACCGGCCAGGTGGAGGAGAGCACGGCACCCGTGCTCCACCGGGTGCAGGTGCCCGAGGGGGGCACGATCGTGGCCACGGTGCAGCCCAGCGCCGAGCTCGACGCCGAGATCAACCTCGCCGTCGACGAGGGCCTCCTCCGGGCGTACGCCGAACAGCTCGCCGGCGAGGCCGGCATGTCGGTCGACGAGCTCGTCGACGAGGCCGAGTTCGACTCGGAGCTCGGCGGCTACGTGCTCACCACCGAGGACGAGGGCTTCGAGGGCGAGACCGACGTGCTCGACACGACCGAGGCCGAGATCGAGGGGGGCCTGATCGCCGGGACGTACGTCGTGTCGGTGACCGGCTACGGCGACACCACCGGCACCTACGAGCTCGAGATCGTGCTGCGCTGA
- a CDS encoding diiron oxygenase, whose translation MADYSDLLGRTEINDIEAILSISNTDVDAVVHAVRDNADAIFTWDYERSRPALSKLYEKAKLGQWNGETDLPWDTDVDQEAVVVANQLAAGGGIGQNPELYADSPVAKWDEKQWIDFGVQSQNWTLSQFMHGEQGALICTAKIVETVPWIDAKYYASTQVMDEARHVEVFAKYLDTKLSGHYPINAHLRMLLDDIVTDSRWDMTYLGMQIMVEGLALAAFGFMHQMTTEPLLKQMLRYVMSDEARHVAFGVLSLKEYYAELSHAELRERQEFAFEAAVRMRDRFLQQEVWERMGIKPKEIIPFILQDETRGLFQQMLFSKIVPNCKKLGLLDAADGWLRQRFAEINVIQFEDWADTGEEYTSFALGEEVEGAQTA comes from the coding sequence ATGGCCGACTACTCCGACCTGCTCGGACGAACCGAGATCAACGACATCGAAGCGATCCTGTCGATCTCGAACACCGACGTCGACGCGGTGGTCCATGCCGTGCGCGACAACGCCGACGCCATCTTCACGTGGGACTACGAGCGCAGCCGCCCGGCGCTCTCGAAGCTCTACGAGAAGGCGAAGCTCGGCCAGTGGAACGGCGAGACCGATCTCCCCTGGGACACCGATGTCGACCAGGAGGCCGTCGTCGTCGCCAACCAGCTCGCCGCCGGCGGTGGCATCGGGCAGAACCCCGAGCTGTACGCCGACTCGCCCGTGGCCAAGTGGGACGAGAAGCAGTGGATCGACTTCGGCGTCCAGAGCCAGAACTGGACCCTGAGCCAGTTCATGCACGGTGAGCAGGGCGCGCTGATCTGCACGGCCAAGATCGTCGAGACCGTGCCGTGGATCGACGCCAAGTACTACGCGTCCACCCAGGTGATGGACGAGGCCCGCCACGTGGAGGTCTTCGCCAAGTACCTCGACACCAAGCTGTCAGGCCACTACCCGATCAACGCCCACCTGCGGATGCTGCTCGACGACATCGTCACCGACAGCCGCTGGGACATGACGTACCTGGGCATGCAGATCATGGTGGAGGGCCTGGCCCTCGCCGCCTTCGGCTTCATGCACCAGATGACCACCGAGCCGCTCCTGAAGCAGATGCTCCGCTACGTGATGAGCGACGAGGCCCGCCACGTGGCCTTCGGCGTCCTGTCGCTGAAGGAGTACTACGCGGAGCTGTCGCACGCCGAGCTGCGGGAGCGCCAGGAGTTCGCCTTCGAGGCGGCGGTGCGGATGCGTGACCGCTTCCTGCAGCAGGAGGTGTGGGAGCGCATGGGCATCAAGCCCAAGGAGATCATCCCGTTCATCCTGCAGGACGAGACCCGCGGCCTCTTCCAGCAGATGCTGTTCTCCAAGATCGTGCCGAACTGCAAGAAGCTCGGGCTGCTCGACGCGGCCGACGGCTGGCTGCGCCAGCGGTTCGCGGAGATCAACGTCATCCAGTTCGAGGACTGGGCCGACACCGGCGAGGAGTACACCTCGTTCGCCCTGGGCGAAGAGGTCGAGGGCGCCCAGACCGCCTGA
- a CDS encoding TetR/AcrR family transcriptional regulator, which yields MGPIALADHRSGANAESDLEQRVVDAGLRCVARWGLAKTTVDDIAREARCGRATVYRAFPGGRDALLAAMVASEVGRLQVAVAAALDRSADLEGLLVAAVSATTAGLRASEPLQSLLAHEPEVVVPHLSFEGLDRVLAGAAAFAGPWLRAHLDPTTATRTAEWLVRLVLAHLSDGSVDLADPAEARRLVRRFVLPGLPGPDHLSRPVPSTT from the coding sequence ATGGGGCCCATCGCGCTCGCCGATCATCGCTCGGGCGCCAACGCCGAGTCCGACCTCGAGCAGCGCGTCGTCGACGCGGGGCTCCGCTGCGTGGCGCGCTGGGGCCTGGCCAAGACCACCGTCGACGACATCGCCCGCGAGGCCCGCTGCGGGCGCGCCACGGTGTACCGGGCCTTCCCGGGCGGTCGTGACGCGCTCCTCGCGGCGATGGTCGCCAGCGAGGTCGGGCGGCTGCAGGTGGCGGTGGCGGCCGCCCTCGATCGGTCCGCCGACCTGGAGGGGCTCCTCGTCGCGGCCGTGAGCGCCACCACGGCCGGGCTGCGGGCCAGCGAGCCGCTGCAGTCCCTGCTCGCCCACGAGCCCGAGGTCGTGGTGCCGCACCTCTCCTTCGAGGGCCTCGACCGGGTGCTCGCAGGGGCCGCGGCCTTCGCCGGCCCCTGGTTGCGGGCCCACCTCGACCCCACCACGGCCACCCGCACCGCTGAGTGGCTCGTGCGCCTCGTGCTCGCCCACCTGTCCGACGGGTCGGTCGATCTGGCCGACCCGGCCGAGGCGCGCCGCCTGGTGCGCCGGTTCGTGCTCCCGGGCCTGCCCGGGCCCGACCACCTGTCCCGTCCCGTCCCGTCCACCACCTGA
- a CDS encoding TetR/AcrR family transcriptional regulator → MPGSSDETRERILTATYACIARDGLSRTTVEDAAQEALVSRATVYRLFPGGRDELIRATVDRQVDLFFLELRDAVAGTPDFPTMLGEGLLFARQALLRHEVLQEVLAREPQRLLAQLSVSSDRVLPLIAAFLVPYLERERLRPGVSVTAAADYLARMILSFIGSSGSWDLTDPVEVDRLVRTELLGGVLEGEPDRPR, encoded by the coding sequence GTGCCCGGTTCGAGCGACGAGACCCGCGAGCGGATCCTCACCGCCACCTACGCGTGCATCGCCCGGGACGGCCTGTCCCGCACCACGGTCGAGGACGCCGCGCAGGAGGCGCTGGTGTCGCGGGCCACCGTGTACCGGCTCTTCCCTGGCGGGCGCGACGAGCTGATCCGCGCCACCGTCGACCGGCAGGTCGACCTCTTCTTCCTCGAGCTGCGCGACGCGGTGGCGGGGACGCCGGACTTCCCGACCATGCTGGGCGAGGGCCTGCTGTTCGCCCGACAGGCCCTGCTCCGCCACGAGGTCCTCCAGGAGGTGCTGGCCAGGGAGCCCCAGCGGCTCCTGGCGCAGCTGTCGGTGAGTTCCGACCGCGTGCTGCCGCTGATCGCGGCGTTCCTCGTCCCCTACCTCGAGCGGGAGCGGCTCCGGCCCGGCGTGTCGGTCACCGCGGCCGCCGACTACCTGGCCCGGATGATCCTGTCGTTCATCGGGTCGAGCGGGTCCTGGGACCTGACCGACCCGGTGGAGGTCGATCGGCTGGTGCGCACCGAGCTCCTGGGCGGTGTCCTGGAGGGCGAGCCCGATCGTCCTCGGTGA
- a CDS encoding long-chain fatty acid--CoA ligase: MQGLMQDYPLTLPHFFHRAERLFPAKQVVTATGEGIERESYGQWAERTRRLGGVLDRLEIAADGRVATFAWNTARHLELYFAAPCTGRILHTLNIRLFPDQLTYIVNHAEDEVVFVDRSLAALLWPLIPSFHTVRHLVLMDDGKGELPARPGEQVQGARHAIQVHDYESLLGAAAPVDFHVADEDRAASMCYTSGTTGNPKGVVYSHRSTFLHTLQAMTADSLGARESDVILPVVPMFHANAWGLAHAGVAAGATLVMPGPDLSPRAVATLIEQERVTVAAGVPTIWMGVLPELEGRDVSHLRAIPCGGSAVPKVLSEAYREKIGMPILQAWGMTETSPIAAVCTVKSTLRGRPEAELADLRSTVGLVPVGVEFRVVEPGTTTMLAWDGETSGELQVAGPWIARAYYRLEGSSDSFTDDGWLRTGDVATVDAEGYIRLVDRTKDLIKSGGEWISSVELENEIMAHPKVAEAAVIGVPHERWSERPLACVVVKPGEDLTRDELLEFLGPRVAKWWLPDDVVFIDEVPKTSVGKFSKKDLRARFEDYALPPG, encoded by the coding sequence ATGCAGGGCCTGATGCAGGACTACCCGCTCACCTTGCCCCACTTCTTCCACCGGGCCGAGCGGCTCTTCCCGGCCAAGCAGGTGGTCACCGCCACCGGCGAGGGGATCGAGCGGGAGAGCTACGGGCAGTGGGCCGAGCGCACCCGGCGGCTCGGCGGCGTGCTCGACCGGCTCGAGATCGCCGCCGACGGCCGGGTTGCCACGTTCGCGTGGAACACCGCCCGTCACCTCGAGCTGTACTTCGCCGCGCCGTGCACGGGCCGGATCCTGCACACGCTGAACATCCGCCTGTTCCCGGACCAGCTCACGTACATCGTGAACCACGCCGAGGACGAGGTGGTCTTCGTCGACCGGTCGCTGGCCGCCCTGCTGTGGCCGCTGATCCCGTCGTTCCACACGGTGCGCCACCTGGTCCTGATGGACGACGGCAAGGGGGAGCTGCCGGCTCGCCCCGGCGAACAGGTGCAGGGCGCTCGCCACGCCATCCAGGTGCACGACTACGAGTCGCTGCTGGGGGCGGCCGCACCGGTCGACTTCCACGTGGCCGACGAGGACCGGGCCGCGTCGATGTGCTACACGAGCGGCACGACCGGCAACCCGAAGGGTGTCGTCTACTCCCACCGGTCGACGTTCCTCCACACCCTGCAGGCGATGACGGCCGACTCGCTGGGGGCGCGCGAGAGCGACGTCATCCTCCCGGTCGTGCCCATGTTCCACGCCAACGCCTGGGGCCTCGCCCACGCCGGCGTCGCCGCCGGTGCCACCCTGGTGATGCCGGGGCCCGACCTGTCGCCCAGGGCGGTCGCCACGCTCATCGAGCAGGAGCGGGTCACGGTGGCCGCCGGTGTGCCGACGATCTGGATGGGCGTGCTCCCCGAGCTCGAGGGCCGCGACGTGTCGCACCTGCGGGCGATCCCGTGCGGGGGCTCGGCGGTGCCGAAGGTGCTCTCGGAGGCCTACCGGGAGAAGATCGGCATGCCGATCCTGCAGGCCTGGGGGATGACCGAGACCAGCCCCATCGCGGCGGTCTGCACCGTCAAGAGCACGCTGCGGGGCCGGCCGGAGGCCGAGCTCGCCGACCTGCGCTCCACCGTCGGGCTGGTGCCCGTGGGCGTGGAGTTCCGAGTGGTCGAGCCGGGCACCACCACCATGCTGGCGTGGGACGGCGAGACCAGCGGCGAGCTGCAGGTTGCCGGGCCGTGGATCGCCCGTGCCTACTACCGGCTGGAGGGGTCGTCCGACTCGTTCACCGACGACGGCTGGCTCCGCACCGGCGACGTGGCCACGGTCGACGCCGAGGGGTACATCCGCCTCGTCGACCGGACCAAGGACCTCATCAAGAGCGGCGGCGAGTGGATCAGCTCGGTCGAGCTCGAGAACGAGATCATGGCCCACCCCAAGGTGGCCGAGGCCGCCGTGATCGGGGTCCCCCACGAGAGGTGGTCGGAGCGGCCGCTCGCCTGCGTGGTGGTGAAGCCCGGCGAGGACCTGACGAGGGACGAGCTCCTCGAGTTCCTCGGACCCCGGGTCGCGAAGTGGTGGCTGCCCGATGACGTCGTGTTCATCGACGAGGTGCCCAAGACGTCGGTGGGCAAGTTCTCCAAGAAGGATCTGCGGGCCCGCTTCGAGGACTACGCGCTGCCGCCGGGCTGA